A window of the Synechococcus sp. LTW-R genome harbors these coding sequences:
- the ureC gene encoding urease subunit alpha translates to MPYRISRRQYAETYGPTTGDRLRLADTELILEVERDLTVYGDEVKFGGGKVIRDGMGQAQTTRANGAVDTVITNALILDWWGIVKADIGIRDGRICGIGKAGNPDTQAGVDIVVGPGTEAIAGEGHILTAGSIDTHIHFICPQQIETALASGVTTLLGGGTGPATGTNATTCTPGAFHIGRMLQAAEGLPVNLGFFGKGNASTPEAIEEQVHAGACGLKLHEDWGTTPAAIDCCLSVADRFDVQVCIHSDTLNEAGFVEDTIRAIGGRTIHTFHTEGAGGGHAPDIIKICGEANVLPSSTNPTRPYTRNTLEEHLDMLMVCHHLDPKIPEDVAFAESRIRRETIAAEDILHDIGAFSIIASDSQAMGRVGEVITRTFQTAHKMKVQRGSLPEDSSRNDNTRLKRYIAKTTINPAIAHGLDQQVGSVEVGKLADLVLWKPGFFGVKPELVIKGGSIVWAQMGDANASIPTPGPVHGRPMFAAFGKALAPSCLTFVSQAALDGDLPRKLGLERPCVPVLNTRGGISKAAMKNNTALPRVEVDPQTYEVFANGELLSCEPAEVLPMAQRYFLL, encoded by the coding sequence ATGCCCTACCGCATCTCACGCCGTCAGTACGCCGAGACCTACGGCCCCACCACCGGCGATCGCCTGCGTCTGGCGGACACCGAGCTCATCCTCGAGGTGGAACGGGACCTGACCGTCTACGGCGATGAGGTGAAGTTCGGCGGCGGCAAGGTGATCCGCGACGGCATGGGCCAAGCCCAGACGACCCGCGCGAATGGAGCGGTCGACACCGTCATCACCAACGCTCTCATCCTGGATTGGTGGGGGATCGTCAAAGCCGACATCGGCATCCGTGATGGCCGCATCTGCGGCATCGGCAAGGCGGGCAACCCGGACACCCAAGCGGGGGTCGACATCGTCGTGGGCCCAGGCACCGAAGCGATTGCCGGTGAAGGCCACATCCTCACGGCGGGCTCGATCGACACCCACATTCACTTCATCTGCCCCCAGCAGATCGAAACGGCCCTCGCCAGTGGAGTGACGACACTGCTTGGCGGCGGCACGGGACCGGCCACGGGGACCAACGCCACCACCTGCACGCCAGGGGCCTTTCACATCGGTCGGATGCTGCAGGCCGCCGAGGGGCTACCCGTGAACCTCGGGTTCTTCGGTAAAGGCAACGCCTCCACCCCGGAGGCGATTGAAGAGCAGGTCCACGCCGGGGCGTGCGGGCTCAAGCTTCACGAGGACTGGGGGACAACGCCGGCCGCCATCGATTGCTGTTTAAGCGTGGCCGATCGCTTCGATGTGCAGGTGTGCATCCACAGCGACACGCTGAACGAAGCGGGGTTTGTCGAAGACACGATTCGCGCCATCGGCGGGCGCACCATCCACACCTTCCACACCGAAGGGGCGGGCGGCGGCCATGCCCCGGACATCATCAAGATCTGCGGTGAAGCCAACGTCCTGCCGAGCAGTACGAACCCCACCCGTCCCTACACCCGCAACACCCTCGAGGAGCACCTCGACATGTTGATGGTGTGCCACCACCTCGATCCGAAGATCCCGGAGGACGTGGCTTTCGCCGAGTCACGCATCCGGCGCGAGACGATTGCCGCCGAAGACATCCTTCACGACATCGGTGCCTTCTCGATCATCGCGAGCGATTCCCAGGCCATGGGCCGCGTTGGCGAGGTCATCACCCGCACCTTCCAGACCGCCCACAAGATGAAGGTGCAGCGGGGTTCCCTCCCGGAGGACAGCAGCCGCAACGACAACACTCGCCTGAAGCGCTACATCGCCAAGACCACGATCAACCCCGCCATCGCCCATGGCTTGGATCAACAGGTCGGCTCCGTGGAGGTCGGCAAGCTCGCGGACCTGGTCCTCTGGAAACCCGGCTTCTTTGGCGTGAAACCGGAGCTCGTCATCAAAGGGGGCTCGATCGTCTGGGCCCAGATGGGCGACGCCAACGCCTCGATTCCCACCCCTGGACCGGTCCATGGACGGCCCATGTTCGCGGCCTTCGGCAAGGCACTGGCCCCCAGCTGCCTCACCTTCGTGAGCCAAGCCGCACTGGATGGCGATCTGCCCCGAAAACTGGGGCTCGAGCGCCCCTGCGTTCCAGTACTGAACACCCGCGGAGGCATCAGCAAGGCGGCGATGAAAAACAACACCG
- a CDS encoding urease subunit beta produces the protein MAGLIPGELIPEPGELELNSGRPVTTVLVANTGDRPVQVGSHFHFFEANAALHFDREATRGQRLDIPAGTAIRFEPGDSREVQLVPYAGARRVFGFNGLINGPLD, from the coding sequence ATGGCTGGATTGATTCCCGGGGAACTGATTCCTGAACCGGGCGAGCTGGAACTCAACAGCGGTCGCCCCGTCACCACGGTTCTGGTGGCGAACACCGGAGATCGCCCCGTTCAGGTGGGCTCCCACTTCCACTTCTTTGAAGCCAACGCCGCCCTGCACTTCGATCGCGAAGCCACCCGGGGACAGCGGCTCGACATTCCTGCCGGCACCGCGATTCGTTTCGAGCCAGGGGACAGTCGCGAGGTGCAACTGGTTCCCTACGCCGGCGCGCGGCGCGTCTTTGGCTTCAACGGCCTGATCAACGGCCCCCTCGACTGA
- a CDS encoding urease subunit gamma codes for MHLTPQEKDKLLIVTAALLAERRLNRGLKLNHPEAVAWLSFLVLEGARDGKTVAELMAEGTTWLSRDQVMEGIPELVHEVQIEAVFPDGTKLVTLHDPIR; via the coding sequence ATGCATCTGACCCCTCAGGAGAAGGACAAGCTCCTGATCGTCACCGCGGCCCTGCTGGCCGAACGCCGCTTAAACCGCGGCCTCAAGCTCAACCATCCCGAAGCGGTGGCCTGGCTGAGTTTTCTGGTGCTTGAAGGGGCCCGGGACGGAAAAACCGTCGCAGAGCTGATGGCTGAGGGCACCACCTGGCTGAGCCGCGATCAGGTCATGGAAGGGATTCCTGAACTGGTCCACGAAGTCCAAATCGAGGCGGTGTTTCCGGACGGCACCAAACTCGTGACCCTGCACGACCCCATTCGCTGA
- a CDS encoding urease accessory protein UreD translates to MAEPQSAWRGRLDLQFERRGSTDRQRTIHQGQASSPLKLQRAQLQSSGHCELPILHTAGGLVGGDELQITAQLQPQSQALLTSVAAQKVYGSVGRSRQHPQGAWSRQTLTFNLQQGSQLEWLPQELVLYANGLFEQTCRVQLAPGASFLGAEVVRLGRTAAGEDLQQGRWRSALEVTRTGAKDEHWELVDRLELHGAALTGEHGMADQPVFGSLAWIAGEPLSSTALEALLHSCREQRAGLEGTMACGALEQGLVARYRGPSSQAARFWFCRIWALIRAVQGLAPPEPPRVWPFQENPLAPRPDCSV, encoded by the coding sequence ATGGCTGAACCGCAATCCGCGTGGCGAGGGCGCCTCGACCTCCAGTTCGAACGGCGGGGCTCAACGGATCGCCAACGCACCATCCATCAAGGTCAGGCCAGCTCGCCGCTGAAGCTGCAGCGGGCACAGCTGCAGAGCAGTGGCCATTGCGAGCTGCCAATCCTGCACACCGCCGGGGGTCTGGTGGGCGGCGACGAACTGCAGATCACGGCCCAGCTCCAGCCCCAGAGCCAGGCCCTGCTCACCAGCGTCGCGGCCCAGAAGGTCTACGGCAGCGTCGGACGCTCCCGCCAACACCCCCAGGGGGCCTGGTCACGGCAAACCCTGACCTTCAACCTGCAGCAAGGCAGCCAGCTGGAGTGGCTCCCGCAGGAGCTCGTGCTCTACGCCAATGGCCTGTTTGAACAGACCTGCCGCGTCCAACTGGCACCGGGCGCCAGTTTTCTCGGGGCCGAGGTTGTGCGGCTCGGACGCACGGCAGCCGGCGAAGACCTCCAGCAAGGCCGCTGGCGCTCTGCCCTGGAAGTCACCCGCACCGGAGCCAAGGACGAGCACTGGGAATTGGTGGACCGCCTTGAGCTCCATGGAGCGGCACTGACGGGTGAGCACGGCATGGCGGACCAACCGGTCTTTGGCTCCTTGGCCTGGATTGCCGGGGAACCGCTGAGCTCAACCGCGCTCGAGGCCTTACTCCACAGCTGCCGCGAACAACGGGCAGGCCTGGAGGGAACCATGGCCTGCGGCGCGCTCGAACAGGGACTCGTGGCCCGCTACCGCGGCCCCTCCAGCCAGGCCGCCCGCTTCTGGTTCTGCCGGATTTGGGCCCTGATTCGGGCGGTCCAAGGACTTGCCCCACCGGAGCCGCCCCGGGTCTGGCCCTTCCAGGAGAACCCGCTTGCCCCCAGGCCTGACTGTTCAGTCTGA
- the ureE gene encoding urease accessory protein UreE, translated as MPFGSHQVEQGSAIVLVERHSEGALPQSGAAPLQLALTADERTSLRGHRRSCCGRDLVLQLPRGAALQPGDCLVSDDGQWRVQVEAEPEPVMHVRSTDPLALLQAAYHLGNRHVAMELHPDRLVLLQDSVLADLLRQRQLQVECLDAPFRPEAGAYEGVPHAHSHG; from the coding sequence ATGCCTTTCGGATCCCATCAGGTGGAGCAGGGTTCAGCGATCGTCTTGGTGGAGCGTCACTCCGAGGGAGCGCTGCCCCAGTCCGGGGCCGCCCCCTTGCAGTTGGCCCTGACGGCTGATGAGCGCACGAGCCTGCGGGGCCATCGCCGCAGTTGCTGTGGCCGTGATCTCGTGCTGCAGCTTCCCCGTGGCGCGGCTCTGCAGCCCGGGGATTGCCTGGTCAGCGACGACGGTCAATGGCGGGTGCAGGTCGAGGCGGAGCCGGAGCCGGTGATGCACGTCCGCAGCACTGACCCCTTGGCCCTGCTGCAGGCGGCTTATCACCTGGGGAATCGCCACGTGGCGATGGAGTTGCATCCCGACCGCCTGGTGCTCTTGCAGGACAGCGTCCTGGCGGACCTCCTGCGGCAACGGCAGCTGCAGGTGGAGTGTCTCGATGCGCCCTTCCGGCCTGAGGCCGGTGCCTATGAGGGCGTTCCCCATGCCCACTCCCATGGCTGA